A genomic segment from Polyangium mundeleinium encodes:
- a CDS encoding M17 family peptidase N-terminal domain-containing protein — protein sequence MELRFCNPELTSLDDLDTEILACSVWSDARPVHGAFGLCDWRLAGHLSGLLRSGFLTGKLGEVLMVPAKPRLTFDKLLFFGAGPREGFGEEAFRRVVQHMLDVMEGLAARVAVVELPGRPDGLIPAERAADILLASAGRKREHDVWTLVEGADGKQRITQHMIEERRRVRRVL from the coding sequence GTGGAGCTCCGCTTCTGCAATCCCGAACTCACGAGCCTGGACGATCTCGACACCGAGATCCTCGCGTGCAGCGTGTGGTCGGACGCGCGCCCGGTGCACGGCGCCTTTGGCCTCTGTGATTGGCGCCTCGCCGGGCACCTCTCCGGGCTGCTCCGGAGCGGCTTTTTGACGGGCAAGCTCGGCGAGGTGCTGATGGTCCCGGCCAAGCCGCGCCTCACGTTCGACAAGCTCCTGTTTTTCGGGGCGGGACCCCGCGAGGGGTTCGGCGAGGAGGCCTTCCGTCGCGTCGTTCAGCACATGCTCGACGTGATGGAGGGCCTCGCCGCGCGTGTCGCGGTCGTCGAATTGCCGGGCCGCCCGGACGGTCTGATCCCGGCCGAACGAGCGGCCGACATCCTGCTCGCGAGCGCCGGCCGCAAGCGCGAGCACGATGTCTGGACGCTCGTCGAGGGCGCCGACGGCAAACAACGAATCACGCAACACATGATCGAAGAGCGACGGCGGGTGCGGCGGGTGCTCTGA